The following coding sequences lie in one Benincasa hispida cultivar B227 chromosome 6, ASM972705v1, whole genome shotgun sequence genomic window:
- the LOC120079364 gene encoding cyclin-B1-2-like yields MESSKAIPHEIGGIQNDALRFGLQGVKSDLVGSHPVESLYETTRRTEEEMKRKILVNTYGSAFPLKMDLDRQILSRFQRPPGPIPSSMLGLEALTGSLDDFGFEDYLNDPRESESLRPLDMHHGMEVRLGLSKGPVCPSFM; encoded by the exons atggaGTCATCGAAGGCCATTCCCCATGAAATTGGAGGGATCCAGAATGATGCCCTACGATTTGGACTTCAAGGCGTGAAGAGCGATCTCGTTGGATCTCATCCTGTTGAATCCCTCTATGAAACT ACAAGAAGAACAGAAGAGGAGATGAAAAGGAAAATTCTTGTGAATACATATGGATCTGCTTTTCCATTGAAGATGGACTTGGACAGGCAAATTCTTTCTAG ATTTCAAAGGCCTCCAGGGCCTATTCCATCGTCAATGCTGGGATTGGAGGCTCTTACTGGAAGCTTGGATGACTTTGGCTTTGAAGATTATCTAAATG ACCCAAGGGAATCTGAATCATTGAGGCCATTGGATATGCACCATGGAATGGAAGTCCGCCTTGGTCTGTCCAAGGGACCAGTTTGCCCaagttttatgtaa